ATACCCTTCATGACTCGTTTAGGAATAACAAATTCCTGGGGCGGTTGGAGTATCACGGGGGGGACTATAACGAATCCGGGTATTTGGAGTTACGAAGGTGTGGCTGGAGCGCATATTGTGTTTTCTGGGTTGTGCTTTTTGGCAGCTATCTGGCATTGGGTATATTGGGATCTAGAAATATTTTGTGATGAACGTACAGGAAAACCCTCTTTGGATTTGCCCAAGATCTTTGGAATACATTTATTTCTTGCAGGTCTGGCTTGCTTTGGTTTTGGTGCATTTCATGTAACAGGCTTGTATGGTCCTGGCATATGGGTGTCCGATCCTTATGGGCTAACAGGGAAAGTACAATCTGTAAATCCATCGTGGGGTGTAGAGGGTTTTGATCCTTTTGTTCCGGGAGGAATAGCCTCTCATCATATTGCGGCAGGGACTTTGGGCATATTAGCAGGTCTATTCCATCTTAGCGTCCGCCCGCCCCAACGTCTATACAAAGGATTGCGTATGGGCAATATTGAAACTGTCCTTTCCAGTAGTATCGCTGCTGTCTTTTTTGCAGCTTTTGTTGTTGCCGGAACTATGTGGTATGGTTCAGCAACTACCCCCATCGAATTATTTGGGCCTACTCGTTATCAATGGGATCAGGGATACTTCCAACAAGAAATATATAGAAGAGTTAGTGCTGGGTTAGCCGAAAATCAAAGTTTATCAGAAGTTTGGTCTAAAATTCCTGAAAAATTAGCCTTTTATGATTACATCGGAAATAATCCGGCAAAAGGGGGATTATTCAGGGCGGGCTCAATGGATAACGGGGATGGAATAGCGGTTGGATGGTTAGGACATCCTATCTTTAGAGATAAAGAAGGCCGTGAACTTTTTGTACGTCGTATGCCTACCTTTTTTGAAACATTTCCGGTCGTTTTGGTAGACGGAGACGGAATTGTTAGAGCCGATGTTCCTTTTCGAAGGGCGGAATCTAAGTATAGTGTCGAACAAGTAGGTGTAACTGTTGAGTTCTATGGTGGTGAACTCAATGGAGTCAGTTATAGTGATCCTGTTACTGTCAAAAAATATGCTAGACGCGCTCAATTGGGGGAAATTTTTGAATTAGATCGTGCTACTTTGAATTAGGTTTCAAGATTACCCATTAGGTTTACGTTCGATTACCATCCTTAGTTAGAAGTAGAATCTCGCATATATTGTTGTCCTTAACGAATATGGATCATCCCAATAATGATGGTCCAGGGGCCAAACATAGGTGGCACAAAGATACTCATTCCAAGCGAAGGCCTACAAAACCACCAAATTAAATGGAGTAATAtatcttttccctttttaaagaTTCTAGGCTTCACTTCCAAGCAATGAAAATCCATGGTACATATATCATATACAATCTACACGAGACCCCACTTCATCCTTATATTCTTTTACAACTAGTCAACTATTCATTTCTAGGTCAACAagcttaaatataaattaataactCTTTTGGTAATTACATATAAATTAGAAAAATAACACTTGATATTCATCATGGGTtcttaaattaaaataaaacgtTGTAGAAACTTTTTAGAAAGTTCATGTATAAGAAGACAAGGAAAAGTCAATTTCCCCCCTTAAATTGAGGTGATTTGCATGCTATTTAAGTTAGCTATTCACtaacaaataataatatatattgtcAAAAAAATCTTGATAGTATTGTGTACCATAAAATTTGAAAGTTTAACTTAATGGAAACTAGTTTTGTCGATTGCTGACTTGTGAACCCGTGTTGCTAAATAAGTGTCACGTTGATTTTTAatgactaaggggctgtttggtagcctctgaatgatcattaagaggctacctcttaatgtaaccattaagaattttaccaatgagaaggtagaagaatcctcttaaccattcagacttgaggttacctcttatttattcagaggttttaaaccattaagaggtagtatctgaatggtcattaagaggctaccaaacagcccctaaatctTACTCCCCCATTTTACTCTTAAAACACACTCTTTTGACGCTCGAACCCCAGCCAAACATCAACACCCATACCACCACACCGCAAGAGGTGGGGCAAATAAGTGTCGTGTTAACATGACTAATTCACATATTAAACCATTAATTTTATAACCTTTTTTAGCGGTCTTTATATCAACACTTAAATTAGTTCAATGTTTGGTTCAAACGTattcttttataaacatttttagtAATATGAAGTCatgaaaaaaaattatttagGTTAAACAAATCAAGACCGTATGCTATGTTCAACCGTTAACACTTAAATATAATCCATGGAAAAGTCTATACAAATATCACATATGTCATAATATAATAGAAAAAAAAAGGCAAAAGAGGAAACCTTGCATTACATGATATCATTAAACTTAATTATATTACTACCAATAATGTTCTAAATATCATACCACAATAAAACACAAAAAACGGAATCAGCTACTCTCTCACCCACTATAGTACAATATACCCGTTATACTTACGCCTAACATGTATTATATTACAAAACTAGGTTAGGACCCGCGTGTACACGCGGTTTAACAAAAGAAAATAGTCATGGAAAAGAATTGAGATgaaatgatttttttaatattaacaaATTATTGTTTAGAATACGTAGGAAATTTTCTAagaattaaaataataatttaaatttcACTAAAGATCTCCTTATACACCACATTGGTTGTCTTATTTGTAACATTTTCATGCTCATCTAATATAAGTAACTTCACACCAGCTCGGCTTTTTACTCTTGACAATGCGACATAAAGTTGACCATGTGTGAAAACGGGATATTTCAAATACAATCCAACCCTTGATAGAGACTGTCCTTGACTTTTGTTTATTGTcattgcaaaacatacacataatGGGAATTGACGTCGTTGAAACTTGACAGGGATTTTTTTGTCAGATGGTATCAAAGTGATTCGTGGAATATATGTTTTCGTACCGATGTTTCCTCCGGATATAATTTCAGCTTCAATAACACGTTTTGCAAGTTTGGTAATCCGTAATCTAGTACCGTTGCATAAGCCATTTTGTTGATCAATGTTACGCAGCAACATTACTGGGACGCCAACTTTAAGTACTAATCGATGATTAGGCAATCCTGATATTTTAAGACCATTTAGAACGTCAGGTGAGTATAAATTTTCGTGTGTTGGATTCTTAGCCTTGTCTGTTTGACATATGCTATCAGCGCTCAAATACTCAATTTCATCTCCTGGAAACAGTGCAAGCAATCTTTCATTAATTTCATGTACCACTTCATTTGTTGGTGCAAGTATGGCTCTTTCTGCGAaataatctttatctttatacAATTGAAGGAGAGAAGGGTATACAAAGTCAATTAAACTCGACATAGGATCTACCGAGTTTTTTATTAGTAGGTCTTCAGGAATTTCTATGGTCATATGACAGTCATCGGTATCACCAATGTTTCCCTCACCCAAATCTAGAAGCCACTTTGCAAAAGATTTGGTCTGTTCTGTTTCTGATGTGTTATTCCCTATCGTTAACCTCATGTTTTTTGTTAGTGTTAGGACTTTGCATGTCCTCCAAATGTAGGATGAAGTGATGGAAGCATTTACAATTTCGCGTCTACTACCATTAGGAACAACCGGAAGGATTTGTCTAAAATCACCACCTAAAACCATAACTTTACCTCCGAAAGGCATTTCTGAATTAAGTGAATCATCTGATTTGAAGATGTCTTTCATTGTTCGGTCCAGTGCCTCGAACGCATGTTTGTGAATCATTGGAGCTTCATCCCAAATGattaattttgtttgttttagtAGATCAGCAACCTCCCCATCTGGTTTGATGTGACACATTGATTCTTCGGTAAGATTTAAAGGAATATGAAACCTAGAATGTGCTGTCCTACCACCAGATAACAACAGAGATGCAATTCCACTTGATGCTACGTTTAATACAATTTGGCCTTTAGATCTGATAGCCGAGGACAATGTCTTCCACAAAAAGGTTTTACCAGTACCTCCATAACCGTAAACAAAGAATAAACCTCCTTTGTTTTCATCAACGGCACGAGTTATCTCATCAAATATTAATCGTTGTTCAGATGTTAAAGTAATTAGATGAGTATTAAATTCTGCACCAACAACACTTACATCATATGATAGCTCATCTGTTATTAAACGATTGTCTGCTGAGGCTATGGATTGACTATCAGGATAAGGCATAGAAGGAAACCTTCGTAGGGTAGAGTTATTCCGAAGTAAGTAATTCTCTATTTCCAGCAACGTTAGATTCTTTATTTGTTCTTCAGGAAGAGATAAGCctattatattaattattataagtGTATTAGTTAGCATAGTATAATAAAGAGGTGAATTTATAAAAATTGTATTTACATAATGTAAAGTTATAGTTAATATTAAAGATTTATTTATGATAATATTAAACATGAAATGTGATACCTTCAATTCCTGTTTGCTTCTCACGCGTATGTAAGATGCCATCTGCAAGGTATTCCCATGTATTTTCCCACACGTGTTCAGGTCTAGATAAGGTATTAGACGACAACATGGTAGCAAATAGATTGCGAAGATAGTATCCTGAACCTGTATAGTAAGCCTCCTTAATAGCTTCGATATATTCCCTATCGTCATCCAAAAGGCCTAGAGCGTAGCATGCGTCTCTAAATGTAGGGAAGACTTGTCCGTTTACTGTTCTTATTTCTTCAAATGATTTAGGACCTCTTACCTTATTAAGAAGGATTCTTAAAAAATAAGCGTCGCCCATAGATGGATTAACACAATGAATACGTCCAATGGGTTTGCCTATTTTTCGTGTTGTCCATGTTCTATCCTGAGAATTCCATACAAATTTAGTTGGGAATTCAACATAAGTAAGGGTACGTGCCAACTCATTGTTTTTGTTAACTTCCATCCAGGACAAAAACATCGTAGACGAAATTGATGGTTTGTTAAGAATGTTTTCTAGCTCATCATCAGGACCGTATATAACATTTTGCTGGTCTGGTAGATGAAAAGGAAGCCTGATTACCGAAGGATACCTATAATGAATATCAAATGCAAAAATGCGCCACGAAGCTTCACATGCCGAGAGATATCTACAGTCATAATGCTTTTTGATTTCGTCTTTCCCATTTTGTCGGTGACCTTCTTCATCATTTTGTATAACAGCAACTTCTGTCCTATCGGGACCTTTGTTAATGTATTTGAACAGGTATTTAATTGAAGCGGCCTGGTTACACCATTCGACATTAATGTGTGCTTGATAACGTCTCAAAAGTGTTTTGTTGTATGGGACTACACTTCTGTTGTCAAGCTGAACATCTGATTTCTCAACAAATAACCCGGAATCTGTTCGTTTATATATTGGATAACCTTTGGAATCTAATGTAGTTTGATCACAGAATTTCTTAGGAAATTTCTTTGAACACTTACCTTCGAACATACATGGACAATTGAGATTTGCAAGACCACAAGGTCCATGAATCATGTAGTCACTGACAAGCGTATACAACTCTGGATCTACATTTTTGTCAGGTATTTCAGCTGAGATAAAGTTATCAACATGCTCAACCGAAGGTAGCTTATTATCATCTTGTAAG
This genomic stretch from Helianthus annuus cultivar XRQ/B chromosome 8, HanXRQr2.0-SUNRISE, whole genome shotgun sequence harbors:
- the LOC118480894 gene encoding photosystem II CP47 reaction center protein-like, yielding MALYELAVFDPSDPVLDPMWRQGMFVIPFMTRLGITNSWGGWSITGGTITNPGIWSYEGVAGAHIVFSGLCFLAAIWHWVYWDLEIFCDERTGKPSLDLPKIFGIHLFLAGLACFGFGAFHVTGLYGPGIWVSDPYGLTGKVQSVNPSWGVEGFDPFVPGGIASHHIAAGTLGILAGLFHLSVRPPQRLYKGLRMGNIETVLSSSIAAVFFAAFVVAGTMWYGSATTPIELFGPTRYQWDQGYFQQEIYRRVSAGLAENQSLSEVWSKIPEKLAFYDYIGNNPAKGGLFRAGSMDNGDGIAVGWLGHPIFRDKEGRELFVRRMPTFFETFPVVLVDGDGIVRADVPFRRAESKYSVEQVGVTVEFYGGELNGVSYSDPVTVKKYARRAQLGEIFELDRATLN
- the LOC110870312 gene encoding uncharacterized protein LOC110870312, which translates into the protein MSKRTYTQIHSSSTKPTNAEISNFIPSDNAYTNAEERRKFKERRKFRKMVLDSRRSNVIRLSNYNNNNSTPSSKSQRYTICSNIITSTTSTLRKLSKGKHTLLSNAQSLSPLPMNDLTSDAQDPYKGVSKYYLDHGDQLVICEVCNAKLWACEAGKGRDFAGKTTYMLCCGYGKVHLPEFKETGLEYQNLFKNLDAKSKHFLQNIRRYNSMFSFTSMGGKVDSKINKGNAPFIYRISGENYHTLGSLLPKQGDQPKFAQLYIYDTNNEVSNRKNIFSNSKKVSSASFDSLDTEIIEYLKVMLDSNNQLVKTYRRVRDRFLDNPHVDLKLRLKSKRTKDGRTYNLPTSSEVAALIVGDIEDALDNRDVVVDSKKDGLQRISELHPSYIALQYPLLFPFGEDGYRIDILHREGRSSKKKKDSKCSMREYFAYRIQDRDNQFSLILNARRLLQQFLVDIYTMVESERLFYIRFQQKNLRSESYENLNNLRQNGNEDMSNVGKRVILPSSFTGGSRYMRENYYDAMAICKWFGYPDFFITITCNPKWPEIKRFLKDKNINPEDRPDILCRLFKIKLDSIIKDLREKSLFGKSSAVIYTIEFQKRGLPHAHICLFLQDDNKLPSVEHVDNFISAEIPDKNVDPELYTLVSDYMIHGPCGLANLNCPCMFEDSGLFVEKSDVQLDNRSVVPYNKTLLRRYQAHINVEWCNQAASIKYLFKYINKGPDRTEVAVIQNDEEGHRQNGKDEIKKHYDCRYLSACEASWRIFAFDIHYRYPSVIRLPFHLPDQQNVIYGPDDELENILNKPSISSTMFLSWMEVNKNNELARTLTYVEFPTKFVWNSQDRTWTTRKIGKPIGRIHCVNPSMGDAYFLRILLNKVRGPKSFEEIRTVNGQVFPTFRDACYALGLLDDDREYIEAIKEAYYTGSGYYLRNLFATMLSSNTLSRPEHVWENTWEYLADGILHTREKQTGIEGLSLPEEQIKNLTLLEIENYLLRNNSTLRRFPSMPYPDSQSIASADNRLITDELSYDVSVVGAEFNTHLITLTSEQRLIFDEITRAVDENKGGLFFVYGYGGTGKTFLWKTLSSAIRSKGQIVLNVASSGIASLLLSGGRTAHSRFHIPLNLTEESMCHIKPDGEVADLLKQTKLIIWDEAPMIHKHAFEALDRTMKDIFKSDDSLNSEMPFGGKVMVLGGDFRQILPVVPNGSRREIVNASITSSYIWRTCKAKNPTHENLYSPDVLNGLKISGLPNHRLVLKVGVPVMLLRNIDQQNGLCNGTRLRITKLAKRVIEAEIISGGNIGTKTYIPRITLIPSDKKIPVKFQRRQFPLCVCFAMTINKSQGQSLSRVGLYLKYPVFTHGQLYVALSRVKSRAGVKLLILDEHENVTNKTTNVVYKEIFSEI